In Oryza sativa Japonica Group chromosome 3, ASM3414082v1, one DNA window encodes the following:
- the LOC107280380 gene encoding myb-related protein 306, with the protein MGRPPCCEKEGVKKGPWTPEEDMVLASYVQEHGPGNWRAVPPRTGLLRCSKSCRLRWTNYLRPGIRRGGFSHHEERLILHLQALLGNRWAAIASYLPHRTDNDVKNFWNTHLKKKLALTSSSSSPPTPTTPLVARGQWERKLQTDIDLARRALRDALSVDDAASPAMISSGPPAPAAAAAYALSERNISVMLSGWAAPPPARKGLSACNPAAATTTPGGAAAESASTAGTSLELTADCCSGGGDSSASNCLPSSMLLACDDGDATATAAGVAPLSAIESWLLLDDSGEPQLALDEQLLDVALRNYAF; encoded by the coding sequence atggggcGGCCGCCGTGTTGCGAGAAGGAGGGGGTGAAGAAGGGGCCATGGACGCCGGAGGAGGACATGGTGCTGGCGTCGTACGTGCAGGAGCACGGCCCGGGCAACtggcgcgccgtgccgcccagGACGGGCCTCCTCCGCTGCAGCAAGAGCTGCCGCCTCCGCTGGACCAACTACCTCCGCCCGGGCATCCGCCGCGGCGGCTTCTCCCACCACGAGGAGCGCCTCATCCTCCACCTCCAGGCCCTCCTCGGCAACCGCTGGGCCGCCATCGCCTCCTACCTCCCCCACCGCACCGACAACGACGTCAAGAACTTCTGGAACACCCACCTCAAGAAGAAGCTCgccctcacctcctcctcctcctcgccgccgacgccgacgacgccgctcgtcgccagGGGGCAGTGGGAGCGCAAGCTGCAGACCGACATCGACCTCGCCAGGCGCGCCCTCCGCGACGCCCTCTCCGTCGACGACGCCGCCTCCCCGGCGATGATCAGCAGCGGGccgcccgcgccggcggcggcggcggcgtacgccCTGAGCGAGCGCAACATCTCCGTGATGCTGAGCGGctgggcggcgccgcctccggccaGGAAAGGATTGTCAGCCTgcaacccggcggcggcgacgacgacgcccggtggcgccgccgcggagagCGCGTCCACGGCCGGGACGTCGTTGGAGCTCACCGCCGActgctgctccggcggcggcgactccagCGCGTCCAACTGCCTGCCGTCGTCCATGCTCCTCgcgtgcgacgacggcgacgcgacggcgacggcggccggggtGGCGCCGCTGTCGGCGATCGAGTCGTGGCTGCTGCTCGACGACAGCGGAGAGCCGCAGCTGGCACTGGACGAGCAGCTGCTGGACGTAGCTCTCCGTAATTACGctttctaa